The Chloroflexota bacterium sequence AAATTTACTGGACAGTCAACTTCGGCGCACGCTAGGCCTGCTCGATCTGCACAACCCGATCGCGGGCGGCCAAATCGCGCACAAGCTGAATCTTGGCCTGCGGAAAACTGGCTTGCGCAAGGGCAATAACGTCTGCCCCTTGCCAAGCCCCAATCTCAAATAGCGCTGCACTCGGCAGGCCTTGGCGCAAAATTGCCGCCGTTGCTGGCAATAATTGACGATAGCAATCAAGCCCATCGGGGCCGCCATCGAGCGCCAGAGTTGGCTCATGCAAGCGTACTCCAGGCTCAATTTCGTCGAGCAAGGTATAGGGTGGGTTGCTCAAAAGCAAATCAATTGGTTCTGGTAATTGGTTGGCACCATCGCCATGAATCAGCTCAATCTGTTGCTGCAAGCCATGACGCTCCACATTACTTTGAGCCACGGCCAAGGCAGCGGGCGAAAGATCAACCGCATACATTTTAATATTGGGTGCATGTTTGGCCACCGCCACCGCAATACAACCGCTGCCCGTGCCAATATCGGCTACAACTAATGGGCGTTGCTGCTGTTTGATCCAGGTTAATGCCTGCTCCACCAAAATCTCAGTATCAGGCCGTGGCACCAAAACCCGTCGATCAACATTAAACGTTAAGCCATAAAACTCACGCGAGCCAATCAGATAGGCGATTGGCTCTAAGCTGCTGCGCCGCTCAATTAAGCCTTGAAATTGAGTAACTTGTTCAGTCGAGAGCTGATCGTTGAATGCAGCCAACATTTGGGTCGGCGTAAGACCGAGCATATGGGCTAGCAGCACGCGAGCATCAAGTTGCGGGGTCAGCGAAGCGCTGATCAAATGGTTAGCTGCCTCAATTAATGCCTCGCGCACAGTTGTTATAGCCATCTCAGGAATTCCTCAGCTTATTGCGATACCTACGTAATGCACTCGTAATCTGCACATCTAGAGACTCCTAGGCGAATCAGGCATCATTGTGCTAGCAGCAAACAAACCCGCATAGCACCCGCAGGCGCGGCTGTTTCACACTCCCAAGGAGGTTGCATTATGGATCGTGGTGTGATTTTTTTTATGTTGTTGGTGGTTATTATACTCTTGATTCTTTTGCTGGTTGTGGCAACTGGCGGTGATGATCAGGCTAATGCCATGACCACTGCTCAACTTTTGATCCAACAATTTGCCTGAGCATTGCCAAAGGTGCTACCATTCGCCACAGATGGGATGCCAAGTTTGGCATTATTGGTAATGGAAGGATACAAACATGCAACCATCTGGGCAATCGATTGCGTTAATTGGCCCAAGCGGCGCAGGCAAAAGTACGGTTGGCGTAGGTTTAGCCCAAGCGCTCGGCTGGCGTTTTATCGATTTAGATCAACTGATTATCGAACGCGCTGAAAAAAGTATTAGCGATATTTTTAGCCAAGAGGGCGAAGCAGGCTTTCGTGAGCGCGAAACCGCCGCTTTGGTCCAAGCACTACAAACAGATCAAGCCGTTATCGCCTGTGGCGGCGGCATCGTTTTGCGCGAAGTTAATCGGCAATTGCTGCGCGAACAGGCTTGGTGTGTCTATCTCACCAGCGCCATCAGCACCTTGGTTAAACGTTTAACTGCCGATCAAGCCAATCCTCGGCCATTACTGGCGAGCGATATTAATGAGCAACTGGTCATTCAACTTGCCGAGCGTTTGCCACTTTACAGCACCCTCGCCAACTGGACGATTCAGACCGATGGCTTGGCTCCGCAAATTGTGGTCGAACAACTGATTCGGGCTTGGGGTTTGGTGGGCAAACCGCAGGTCAGCGAAGTGTTTAGCTCATTCAACAGTCGTTATTATGTCAAAAGCGGCGCACTGGCAGCCCTGCCCAATGAATTAGCTAATCTTGGTCTCACTGGCACATGCTGGCTAATCAGCGATAGCCATGTTGGGCCGATGTATGCGCCAGCCTTGATTCGAGCCTTGGAAAACTCCGGTTTCACATGCCAACGCTACGATATTTCGGCGCAAGAGGCCAGCAAATCATGGCAGCAAGCAGGTGAACTGTATACATGGCTGCTCGAAAATGGGGTGCAGCGTGGCGATACGGTGTTGGCATTGGGCGGTGGCGTGGTTGGCGATTTAGCAGGCTTTATCGCGGCCTCAATTTTGCGTGGCATCGCGGTGGTGCAACTGCCAACCACCATTTTGGCAATGATCGATAGCAGCATTGGTGGCAAAACGGGCATTAATCACCCGCGTGGCAAAAATTTAATTGGGGCGTTTCATCCGCCACGTTTGGTGTTAATTGATGATGCGGTGCTGAGCAGTTTGCCACGTCGCGAACGGGCAGCAGGCTGGGCCGAAGCCGTCAAACATGGCGTGATTGCTGATGCGCAATTGTTCGCCGATTTGGAGCAAGCAGGGGCAAGCCTCAATGATGTGCCCGCCAAGATCACCAGCGATCTGTTGGTACGCTCGGCGGCGGTCAAAATTGGCGTGGTCAATCGCGACGAACGCGAAACCGGTGAACGTATGTTGCTCAATTATGGCCATACGTTGGGTCAAGCTGTCGAGGCCGCGACCCAATACAAACGCTATGTGCATGGCGAAGCGGTAGCGATTGGCATGACCTTTGCTGCTAATCTGGCGGTGCAACTTGGCATGTGGTCTAGCGCCGAGGCCGAGCGCCAACGAGCTTTGTTGCAAGCACTCGAATTGCCAACCGCCCTGCCGCGTGATTTGGATATTGAAGCGACCCTAGCAGCGCTCAATTTGGATAAAAAACGCGCCAAAGGCAGTGTACGCTGGGTACTGCCAACCCGCATCGGCCATGCGCAAGTTGAATCACACGTTGACCCTGAATTAGTCCGCAAATTAGTGCATGAATTGGTCGAACAAGCCT is a genomic window containing:
- the prmC gene encoding peptide chain release factor N(5)-glutamine methyltransferase yields the protein MAITTVREALIEAANHLISASLTPQLDARVLLAHMLGLTPTQMLAAFNDQLSTEQVTQFQGLIERRSSLEPIAYLIGSREFYGLTFNVDRRVLVPRPDTEILVEQALTWIKQQQRPLVVADIGTGSGCIAVAVAKHAPNIKMYAVDLSPAALAVAQSNVERHGLQQQIELIHGDGANQLPEPIDLLLSNPPYTLLDEIEPGVRLHEPTLALDGGPDGLDCYRQLLPATAAILRQGLPSAALFEIGAWQGADVIALAQASFPQAKIQLVRDLAARDRVVQIEQA
- the aroB gene encoding 3-dehydroquinate synthase, coding for MQPSGQSIALIGPSGAGKSTVGVGLAQALGWRFIDLDQLIIERAEKSISDIFSQEGEAGFRERETAALVQALQTDQAVIACGGGIVLREVNRQLLREQAWCVYLTSAISTLVKRLTADQANPRPLLASDINEQLVIQLAERLPLYSTLANWTIQTDGLAPQIVVEQLIRAWGLVGKPQVSEVFSSFNSRYYVKSGALAALPNELANLGLTGTCWLISDSHVGPMYAPALIRALENSGFTCQRYDISAQEASKSWQQAGELYTWLLENGVQRGDTVLALGGGVVGDLAGFIAASILRGIAVVQLPTTILAMIDSSIGGKTGINHPRGKNLIGAFHPPRLVLIDDAVLSSLPRRERAAGWAEAVKHGVIADAQLFADLEQAGASLNDVPAKITSDLLVRSAAVKIGVVNRDERETGERMLLNYGHTLGQAVEAATQYKRYVHGEAVAIGMTFAANLAVQLGMWSSAEAERQRALLQALELPTALPRDLDIEATLAALNLDKKRAKGSVRWVLPTRIGHAQVESHVDPELVRKLVHELVEQA